Proteins encoded by one window of Lutibacter sp. A64:
- a CDS encoding TIGR02757 family protein: MTKKELKEFLDIKVVEYNNPKFIESDPIQIPHKFTLKEDIEIAGFLTATIAWGNRKMIIKNAEKMMELLGNSPYDFILNYKQHHLDSFDGFVHRTFNSLDAVYFVKALQHIYKNHNGLESVFSKHSTKTTTQPAIHKLKELFFEIPHLERTKKHISDPLKGSAAKRINMFLRWMVRNDAAGVDFGIWNTISPSILSCPLDVHSGNVARKLSLLKRKQNDAKALAELDTSLRKMDKNDPVKYDFALFGLGVFEKF, from the coding sequence TTGACAAAAAAGGAACTTAAAGAATTTTTAGACATAAAGGTAGTTGAATACAACAATCCAAAATTTATTGAAAGTGATCCTATTCAAATACCACATAAATTTACATTAAAAGAAGATATAGAAATTGCAGGATTTTTAACAGCAACTATTGCTTGGGGAAATAGAAAAATGATTATTAAAAATGCTGAAAAAATGATGGAATTATTAGGGAATTCTCCCTATGATTTTATTTTGAATTACAAACAGCATCATCTAGATAGCTTTGATGGCTTTGTACATAGAACTTTTAACAGTTTAGATGCTGTTTATTTTGTTAAAGCATTACAACATATTTATAAAAACCACAATGGTTTAGAAAGTGTGTTTTCTAAACATTCAACAAAAACAACTACACAGCCAGCAATACATAAATTAAAAGAATTATTTTTTGAAATTCCACATTTAGAACGCACTAAAAAACATATATCAGATCCTTTAAAAGGTTCTGCTGCAAAACGAATTAATATGTTTTTAAGATGGATGGTTAGAAATGATGCTGCAGGAGTTGATTTTGGAATTTGGAACACCATTTCTCCAAGTATTTTATCCTGTCCTTTAGATGTACATTCTGGAAATGTTGCACGTAAATTAAGTCTTTTAAAAAGAAAACAAAACGATGCAAAAGCATTGGCAGAATTAGATACTTCATTAAGAAAAATGGATAAAAACGACCCCGTTAAATACGATTTTGCACTGTTTGGACTAGGTGTTTTTGAAAAATTTTAA
- a CDS encoding DUF3124 domain-containing protein, giving the protein MMFQIFNLNNFKKIVFFLGVAFLISSCEEKSEFSSIQANNWNKRTVKLSAKDTLISGQTYLSVYSQIYSSSEDRTHNLTVTVSMKNINLKDTIYIEKANYYDTKGKLIRTYFNNTIYIAPLETVEIIIDEVDQHGGTGANFVFNWKKEKRTNDPHFESIMISTFGQQGLSFTSQGIKLE; this is encoded by the coding sequence ATGATGTTTCAAATATTTAATTTGAATAATTTTAAAAAAATAGTATTTTTTTTAGGTGTTGCTTTCTTAATTTCTTCTTGTGAAGAAAAGAGTGAATTTAGTTCAATACAAGCTAATAATTGGAATAAAAGAACAGTTAAATTAAGTGCTAAAGATACTCTTATTTCCGGACAAACATATTTGTCTGTTTACTCTCAAATATATAGTAGTTCTGAAGATAGAACCCATAATTTAACTGTAACTGTTAGTATGAAAAATATTAATTTAAAAGATACAATTTATATTGAAAAAGCTAATTATTACGATACTAAAGGAAAGTTAATTAGAACCTATTTTAATAATACCATTTATATAGCACCTTTAGAAACAGTTGAAATTATTATTGATGAAGTTGACCAACATGGTGGAACTGGAGCCAATTTTGTTTTTAATTGGAAAAAGGAAAAACGAACTAATGATCCTCATTTTGAAAGTATTATGATTTCAACTTTTGGACAACAAGGTTTATCTTTTACATCACAAGGAATAAAATTAGAATAA